CGGCAGGAGTTGCAGCCGCATGGTCGCCCACGCGTCGGGGGATACGTTCGCGAGCTTAGTCGCGTCAACGGTAGCGTGGTCTGTCGCGTCGAATGCCACGGAAATGGCCCAGTCCAACCGGGCGGCCTCCGCCAGCGCGGGATGGTCGCGCCAGGGCTGCGTGGCAGCAAGGAAGGTCGCCAGTCCTTCTCCATGCCAGCGGATATTGAAGTGCTTGGAGGGGTGCGCGGCGACGTAGTCGTCCAGCAAATCCGCAAAGCGGCGGCCCGCGAGCAGCGACAAGCCTGGAAACTCCGTCGCCAGTGCCTCGCGCAGGCGAATGCGATAGCCGTGTTGGTAGACAGCCAGTCGGCAGGCCTCATCAGCCATCGCATCGCCGCGCAACAGGGCCAGATTCGGCGTCGCCGGCGAACGCAAGGCTTCGGCGAGCTGCAACTGCATGGCGCGAAGGTCGCTCACGCGGCCTCCTGCAGCAGCGCATTGGCGAGGGCGCGGGCGTGGTCCAGTTCCGCGCGCAGTTCAGCAAGCGGGGGAATATGGTCGTCACGCTCGATCATGGTGGATACATGGCCGAAGCGGCGCACGGCTTCCACATAGAGATTCCACACGGCATCGACTACGGGAGCGTCGTGCGTATCGATCAGCAGGTTGCCGCCCTGTTCGTGACCGGCGAGATGGAACTGCTGCACGCGCGCGGCTGGCAGGCCATCGAGGTAATCCAGTGACGAAAAGCCATGATTGTGTGCGCTTACGTGCACATTGTTGATATCAAGCAGGATCAGGCAGTCAGCCCGTTCGGCGACCGCTGCCAGGAACTCCCATTCGGTCAGCTGCGACTGCGCGAAGCGGATATAGCTCGATACGTTTTCCAGAAGGATGCGGCGACCGAGCCGATCCTGCACGCGTCGCACGCGATCCACCACGTGGACCAGTGCTTCCTCGGTATATGGCAGCGGCATCAGGTCGTGCAGGTTCACGCCATTCACGCCGGTCCAGCACAGATGATCGGAGATCCATGCGGGTTGTACGTGGCGGGCTAGTGCAGCGAGCTGGTCCAGATACGCCATGTTGAGCGGATCGGTGCCGCCGATGGACAGTGACACGCCATGCATCACCAGTGGGAAACGCTCACGGAAACGTTCCAGCCAGCGCAGCGGACGGCCGCCCGGTACCAGGTAGTTTTCGGAGACGATCTCCAGCCATTCCACATGGCCCGGTTCGTCGAGCAGCGCTTCATAGTGATCGACGCGCAGACCCAGGCCGAAGCCGAGATACGGTAAATCGCGAGAGGGTTGCTTGATGGTTTTCATGGCAAGGGATGGCGGGGCTTCCACACGGCGCGAAAGCCCCGCCTGCAGGTCTTATGCCTGCTTGACCGCAGCCTGAGCCGCGTCGCAATCGGACTGGCTCTTCTGCATGGTGAAGCCCTGGCCCTTGCACGCGTTCTGGCCCTTGCAGGCATTGGTGGCTTGCTTGCAGGCGCCGTGGCCCTTGCAGGACGACGAGTTCACGCACTTCACGCTGGCGGTGTCAGCAGCATTGCTGCCTGCGGTCTTCTCGGCTGCGGAGGCGGACATCGTGGAGGCGGCGAACAGGCCGGCAACCATCATCGCCATGGCGGCACCGTTGAGCTTGTTGGTCTTCATGGAAAACTCCTGTCAGGTGGTGATGGCCGCCACGTGGCGGCACAGGTAACGAACGTCGGGACAGACACGGGGGTGCGGCCGGTATCGACGTGTCCATTCTCGGCAGGCAAAGGCAGCACGGCTGTCCCCGTGCGTCCCCGATTTGTGCCCGATCGTCCGGCGATGCCGCACCTCGCTACAGACCGGACGGCGGGCAAGAAAGGGTGGACGAACAGACATGGCGGCGGGAGGACGGGGCTTACATCATCCCTGCACCTTTCCTCCACGGACATGCCGTCATGCGTCAGTTCATTGCCGACAAGGCATCGCGATTGCTCGAACAACTCCATCGTGTCGAGTGGGTCGGGCCGCTGGTGGTACGCCTAGTGTTTGGCTATTTCTGGCTGGAGACCGGCATCGCCAAGGTGCATAACCTCGACGGCTTTACCCAGCGCTTTGTCGGTTGGGGCGTTCCATTTCCCGCATTCAGCGCAGGGTTGTCGGCATGGACGGAACTGGTCGGCGGCCTGCTGATCATGCTCGGCCTGTTCACGCGGCTGGTGTGCATTCCCATGCTGATCAACATGGCGGTGGCGGTGACTCTGGTCGTGTCGGCCAACCTCATGAGTTTCGACGACTACGTGGAAGCTGACGAGATCGTCTACAGCCTGATCTTCTTCTGGCTACTCATCAGCGGCCCGGGTAAGGCCAGCCTCGACACATGGGTGGCGCGGGTGCTGGGCATCCGCACGGCGTCGGGAAACGCCTCGATACCTCGCCTCTCCCTGTACACCGCAGCCGATTGATCGTCTTACGCAGGAGTCGCCTTGTCATGAAAACAAACACACTACGTTTGAGCTTTGCTGCACTTGGGTGGTTGCTGGTGGGTTCTGCCGCCGCTGCAGAAGTGCCGTTCAATCAGGCGCAATATGCGCAGGCCGTGGCCACCGGCAAGCCGGTGGTCGTCTATCTGCATGCCGACTGGTGCCCCACCTGCCGTGCGCAGCAGCCCATCGTCGACCGCCTCTCGAAAGAGGCAAGCCTGAAGGACGTGACCATCTTCGTCGCTGACTTCGACAAGGAAACGGCGCTGGAGAAATCCCTCAAGGTGTCGCAGCAGTCCACCTTTGTGGTGTTCAAGCAGGGTCGCGAAGTGGCCCGCTCAACCGGACAAACCTCGGAAACCGCCATTCGCGCCGTGCTGGAGCAAGCCCTCTGATGGACTTCGGTGTCGGCACCTATGCGCTGGGTTTCCTCGCTGGCATGGCTACGTTGCTCTCGCCGTGCGTGTTGCCCATTCTTCCCATCCTGATAGCGTCGGCGTTGTCGCGGCACTGGTGGGGCGGGGCCATGCTCGCGCTGGGGTTGGCGCTGTCGTTCGCATTCACGGGCACGTTCATTGCCACGGTGGGCGCCTCCATCGGGCTCGATGCCGGCACCCTGCGCATCGTCGCTGCATCACTGATGCTGTTGTTCGGCGCGGTGATGTTGTTGCCGCCATTGCAGCGCGCTTTCGCGCGTTTCACGGCGCAGTTGGGCAACAAAGGTCAGCAGGCGCTGGGTTCGGTACGTGGCGAAGGTGGCTTCAGTCAGTTCCTGATCGGCCTGTTGCTGGGACTGGTCTGGAGCCCTTGCGTGGGGCCGACGCTAGGCGCCGCAACCACGCTGGCGGCGCAAGGCCGGAATCTGACGCAGATCGCCCTGCTGATGCTCGTGTTCGGCCTGGGCGCAGGGCTGCCGTTATTGGTGCTGAGCACCGTGTCTGGTGCGGCCGTGACGCGCATGCGCGGTGCGTTGATGTCGATCGGCGGTGTGGCCAAGTCGATGCTGGGGGCGTGTTTCGTGCTGATCGGTCTGATGGTGCTTACCGGCCTGGATCGTCGCTTTGAAGCCTTGGTGCTCTCCATCAGCCCGGACTGGCTGACACGGTTGACGACGTCGCTGTAAGAGCCTCTGGGTAGAGCCAGCTTCGTGCTTATTTGATCGAGCTGAGTAGCGCGGAAAGCCCAAGCCACAACAATTGCATGCCGATGCAGAACGTGACGAGCGCAAACAAGCGCATCACGATCTTGGTGCCCGCCGTGCCTAACCAGCGCTCCAGCGATCCGGCAAAACGCATGCACACATAGATGCTGGCGCTGAGCACCATGAGTGCCGCGACTACGCCCAGGAAATGTCCCGATGCAAGGCCTGTGCTAGGCGAACTGGTGCCCAGTGCAATCGCCACCGAAATGGAGCCGGGACCCACCATCAGCGGTAGCGTCAACGGATAGAACGCCTTGGCGTCCAGCGATGCGCCCGGGCTTGGCTTCTTGATGTCCTGCGTTTTTTCGTTGCTGTCGTCCTCGTCGGGCTTCTGCAACAGGTTCCAACCCGCCACCGCGATGATCAAGCCGCCGGCGACCCGCAGCACCGGAATGGAGATGCCGAAGAAGGTCAGCACGTAGGCGCCCATCAGCAGCGACACGAGCAGGATGGCGAAGCTGTTGACGGTGATGCGCCACGCCAGGTCCGTGCGCTCTGCGGGCGTGCTGTGGGGAATCATGCTCAGCACGATAAAGGCCGAGCCGATGGGATTGATGATGGGGAACAGGCCCGTGATGAGCAGCAGGGCGGTCTGGATGAAGTCCTTCAGCATGGTTCGCTGCTCCCGGGTATCTGGCGGCGATGGATGGGTGGTGCGCGTACATCGCAGCACGGACGGCTTGCCCGGGCAAGGTTATACCGGGCGGCAGCAACGTAGCACGGAGTGTGCGAGGTGACGCTGGTTCAAACGGCCGTCGGGGCGTCATCCTCCACCGCGAAATGGTGAAGGATGCCACCAAGGCTGCGTAGGTCCTGGCTATTGTGGCGCGCCACGCGATGCAGCGGCCCTGCCGAGCCGCCACGCAGGAAGCCCAGCCAGGCGGCCGGCGCTTCGGAACCGGGCAGGTCGTCTTCCCGCACCACCTGTAACAGTTGCCGTTCGGCGGTGGCGAGGCGGCAGTTTTCCCAGGCAGCACGCCAGCGCCGCCGTACCGGGTGCAACAGATCGATATGCGCCAGGCCCTCCAGCGGGCAGGCGCGCTGAAGCAACCGAAAACGTGTCTTGAGCAGCGGCGTGTCGTACGACTTGCCGTTGTAACTGACTAGTACCGCATCCGGGTGCAGCCACGATGCGAAGCAGTCGAGCATGGCCGCTTCGCCGGCCAGCGTGGTGATCAGTAGCTGACGTTCGCGAAAAGCGCCTTCGTGCCAGTCGCCCACGCCGATCATGAAAGCACGCGTGCCCGTGCCGCCGGCCAGGCCGGTGGTTTCGGTGTCGAACAGGAACAGGCGTTCGGGTGCAATCACGTCATCGACTCGGGCGAAGTCGGCATGGAACGTGGGTGGCGTCGGCGGCCATGCACTACGCGTCTCGCATAGCTGCAGGCCGGGTGCAATCGTTTCGCCCGGCAGCGAGGCTGGATCTGTGACCACGTTGCGTCGTGGTTTGCCTTGCGCGCGCTGGCGGATGCCGAGCAACTGGCGGATGTTGTCGGGCAGCGCGGGTCGCGGCTGTGTGGGTACTGGTGTGGGCGCGGGTGGCGTTACACCTGCCTGACGGCGCAGCCCGCGCAGTTTGTCGGCCAGCGCGCTCATAGCGCGACGATCAGGTCGAGCACGCGCGTGGCTAGCGATTTCAACGAGCGTTCGTTCTGCTCGTCCACGGCCAGCACCGGTCCGACGCAGGCGGGGCAGCCTGCGCGGCAGTCGCAGCGATGCACCAGCTCGCGCGCGAGGCGTACGAGGTCTTCGCGTCGCTCGAACAGCGGTGCGCTCAGGCCGACGCCGCCGGGGAAGGCATCGTAGAGATAGAGCGTGGGGATGAAGGGCCCCAACGTCGACGGCTCGCTTTCGCCAAAGCCGGAGCGGATCTGCGCACGGCCATTCGCATCGGGCGTGGCGAACCAGGCGCCGTCGCCACTGCCCACGGCCTTCTGCAGGTCGCGTGCCTCGGCCATCACCGCGACCGTCGCCACAATATGCAGCGCGTGCGCCGCTGCGAGGAAACCGTCCAGCGCCTCCTGCCGGTGGTCGAACGCCTGTTCCAGCGCACGTTGCGGCAACTGCCACCACACGGCGGTGGTGTGCAATTCCAGATCGGGAAGATTCACCGGGCCGTAGCCGATGTTCTCGTGCGTGTAGTAACGGATCTTCTTGTAGCCCGCCACACGACGCGCGACGTGCACCTCGCCATGGTGCGCGCTGCCTGCGCCCGCCGGCGAGCCGTCGAAGGCTTCCAGTACCTTGAGCTTGGTGTAGTCGATGGCGTCGGTGTAGTAGTCGACGTGGGTGCGCGTGACGAAAGCCTTGCGGCCGCTCCAATCAAGCCGATCCACCTGATACGGCACGGACTGGATCATGTGGATGGCACCCTCATACAGCGTCAGCGAGGCCGCGCTGAAATCCACCTCCGCCACGATGGTCTGGCGACCGTTGGTACGATCCACCACGACGAAGTTGCCGTCCGCCACCGAGCGCAGCGACACGGCGTTAGCGGGGTAGCTGTCGGCGATCCACTCGAAGCGTTCGCCTTCCTGATGCAGCACGCCTTCTTCCGTGAGCACGTGTAGCCATGGCGTAGCGTCCTGCGGGCCAAACAGTTCACCGTCCTTGAAGGGCAGCTCAAAGGCGGCGCAGCGGATATGGTCCAGCAGGATCAGCGGCTGGTCGGCCGCGATGCGCGCATGTTCCGGCGTCGCACCCTGAAAGAATTCCGGGTGGCGCACCAGGTACTGGTCCAGCGGATCGCTGCTGGCGACCAGCACGCCCAGCGATGCCTGCTGGCGGCGGCCCGCGCGGCCAAAGCGCTGCCAGGTAGCCGCCACGCTGCCGGGATAGCCGTTGAGCACCACCACGTCGAGTGCGCCGATATCCACGCCCAGTTCCAAAGCGGATGTGCTGACGATGCCGTCCACCTGTCCCGCGCGCATCTCACGTTCCGCCGCGCGCCGCTCGGTCGGCAGGTAGCCGCCGCGATACGCGCGGATGCGCGGCGGCTTGCGTGGATCGTTGTCGAATACGTCTTTCAGGTACTTGGTGAGCACTTCCACCATCAGGCGCGACTGCGCGAATACCAGGGTTTTCAGCCCTGCGCGGATCGCCGTGCGCGCGATGCGGTTGGACTGTGAGCGCGCCGATGCGCGTAGCCCCAAGTCCGGGTTCACCACCGGCGGATTCCACAGCAGCACGTGTTTTTCGCCCACCGGCGCGCCACTTTCGGTAATCGCGGTGACCGGCTGTTCGATCAGCGCGCTCGCGTGTTCCGCAGGATTGCCAATGGTGGCCGAGCACAGGATGAACTGCGGCGACACGCCATAGAACGCACAAACGCGCTGCAAGCGGCGTAGCACATTGGCCACGTGCGAACCGAACACGCCGCGATAGGTGTGTACCTCGTCGATCACCACATAACGCAGGTTTTCGAAGAACTGCGCCCACTTGGTGTGGTGCGGCAGGATGGCCTGATGCAGCATGTCCGGATTGCTCACCACGATATCGCCGTGCAGGCGGATCGCCTGCCGCGCATCGCCGGGCGTGTCGCCGTCAAAGGTGAACGCCTTCACGCCCAGCTCGCCGGCCTGATTGAGTTCCAGCAGCTCCGCCACCTGATCCTGCGCCAACGCCTTGGTCGGAAACAGAAACAATGCCTTGGCGCGCTGACGTATCGCCGCGCTGATCACCGGCAGGGTGTAGCACAGCGATTTGCCCGAGGCCGTAGGCGTGGCAATCACCACGTGCTCGCCGGCAGCGGCGGCATCCCAGGCCTGCGCCTGGTGTGCGTAAAGCTGGCCGATGCCACGCGAACGCAGCGCTTCCGCCAAGGCCGGGGGCATATCACCGGGCAGGGCAGCGAATTGCCCTTCGCGCCCCGGCAACACGAACGAGCCGGTGATGCGGTCGCCATAACGCTTCACCAGCCGCCGCGCCAGTTGATCACCGCCCGATACAGGCGCCGCCAGCGCGCCATCACCGCGCATCGCGCGTTGGGCCAAGGGGTTAGGCAAGGCGTTCATCGGTGCGCTCCGTCCGGGGACGGCATTGCACCTGTGGCGCGTCTCAATCCTTGAGACTTCAGGGATCGAGCGTCTCCCGTTGGGCTCTTCGGTACCAGCCGGCAACGGTGAGGCAACCCTATCCGATAAGCATCGCCACGAAGACAGTCAGGAAGGTAGCGCCGATCGCTCCGCAAATACCGGTGGTCGCCACTACGAATACCTTATGGTGACCCCATCGGTGATACGCGGAGCGGGCGAGCAGCATCAGCGCGATATAGCAGAGCGGCATCTGCAGAAGTTGTGCGTAACCGGACTGACCCTCGAAATCGGAGACGCCTTCGATATGTTTGGTAAGAACGAAGGACGCTACAGCGGATAACGGTATGCCGCTGATGAAACAGCAAATGGTGTACGCGGTTTTCCACGGGTTCTTCTTCGTACTGGGTTCATCGGTCATGGTGTTTCGGTGTCTCTATGAGCGCCTCGCGGGCGGGTAGGCCGGCCCCATGCGCAGGGTACCGGTGGGCGCGTTGGTTTGTCCGGCTGGTGCATAGACCTGGTTGGCTGTGCCCTGGATCATACCCATGGCGGCCGGGAGCAGCAGCCAGACGAACAGCCAACCTGTGGAGGCTATGGGACAGGCCTCAAACGCGCCTTGAGTGGCTATGCTCCATGCGTGGGGCGGGGCTCACTGGGGCACTGGCGAAGGCTCGCACCCGGAGGCACTTAAGTGTTTTCTAAGCTCGGTGCCGGATAATCCCAGCGTATCCGCCGTAGGGTGGAAGGAGTGTCGGGCGAGTGCATATTCTTCTGGTCGAAGACGACGCGCAGCTGGGATCGGCGATCCAGCGCGCACTGGAACGGCTGAGCTACACGGTGTCGTGGCTGCGCGATGGCCGTTCGGCGCTGGTTGCCATGCGTGATCGCACTGCCGATCTGGTGCTGCTGGATCTGGGGCTGCCTGGGCGTGATGGCATCGAGGTGCTGGTGGAGGCGCGACGCGCCCACGTGGAAACGCCGGTACTGGTGATGACGGCGCGTGACGACCTGTCCGCCCGCGTGGATGGGCTCGACGCGGGTGCGGACGATTACCTGACCAAGCCGTTTCACGTCGAAGAACTCGCGGCGCGCATCCGCTCGCTGACGCGGCGCATGCGTGGCCTGTCGGTCAACCGCATCGACGTGGGTGCGCTGAGCCTGGATGTGGGCACGTCGGAAGTGAGTTTTCGTGGCGACGTGGTGGAGCTCACGCGCCGCGAGTTTGCGCTGCTGCAGGCCTTGATGGAAAACGCCGGCAAGCTGGTGCGCCGCGAAAGCCTGGAGAACTCGCTCTACGGGCTGGATCACGTGGTGGGCAACAATGCGTTGGAAGTGCTGGTGCATTCGCTGCGCCGCAAGCTGAGCTTCGAGACGATCCGCAACGTGCGGGGCTTTGGCTACATGATTCCGCAGGACCCCAAGTGAGTCGATCCAGTCTGCGTTCCCGGCTTCGCTGGTTGATCCTTGGCGTCATCGCGCTGGTCTTTGTGCCGCTGGGTATCTACAGCATGCGGCGCACCATCAACGAGGTGAACGAGCTGTCGGACGGACGGCTCGCGCAATCGGCGCGCACGCTGCAGACGCTGGTTGACGACATTGGCCTGCCCGCCTTGCAGCGCCATACCGTCGAGTCGGGCGTGGTGGTGCCGATCACGGCCAAGTCCACGCAGGAACTGGTATTGCACGGCCATACCTACGAATCGGAAGTTGGCTTTCAGATGTTCGACCACAGTGGCCGAACGCTGATGGCCACCGGGAATCTCACCATGTTGCCGCCGCCGGATGCGGCGCACCCCGGCTTCCAGAATGTGCGCCTGGGCCGTTATCGCTGGCGGCTATTCACGCTGCCACCCACGCGGGATGGCGTGGTCGTGCGCGCCGCGGAGCGTTACGACAGCCGTCGCGACATCTCCATGGCCTTGTGGGTCGAACATGCGTTGGCGCCGCTGATCGCGCTGCCGGTGCTGGCGCTGCTGGTGGGCTGGGCGGTGCGGCGTGGTCTGCGGCCGCTAGATGCCCTGGCGGAGAAGTTGTCTGCACGCAAACCCGGCAGCCGCGACACGCTCGATGTGGTCGAGGCGCCGCGCGAACTGGAGCCAGTGCTGGATGCGCTCAACAGCCAGTTCACCCTGCTGGAGGAGGCATTGGAGCGCGAGCGCCGCTTCAGTGCGGACGTAGCGCATGAACTGCGTACGCCGATCGCCTCCACCATGATCAACCTGGAAAACGCCGAGGCCAGCCGCGATACGCGCGAGGCGGATGTGGCCCTGTCGGGTGCGCGCCAAAGCCTTGCCGCATTGGCGCGTCGTGTCGAACAACTGTTGTCGCTGGCGCGGTTGGAAGCCAGCTCGCGTACGGACCAGCACGTGGATGTCGACCTGCTGGCGGTATCGCGCACGGTCATCGAGGAACTGGCGCCGCTCATTGGCGACACGGACGTGGAGCTGGATGTGGCGCTGGCCGACGGGTCGCTAATGGTGCGCGGGAACGAAGTGGCGCTGGCCGCCATGCTGCGCAACCTGCTGGACAACGCGCTGCGCCACGTGCCGGCCGGCGGGTTGGTCAAGCTGACCGTCCAGCGTGAGCAGGACGAGGCGATGATCGATGTGATCGACAACGGCGAGGGCATCCCGCCCGAGCGCCGCGCGGCGGTATTCGCACGCTTCCATCGCGAGGCGAGCAGCCGGGGCGACGGCTACGGTCTGGGCCTTTCCATCGTCCAGCGCGCCGCGCAGATGCATGACGCTTCGATCGAGCTGCTGGATTCGCCGTTTGGGCGCGGCCTGCGCGTGTCCGTACGCCTTCCGCTAAGCCGGATCTGAAACCCGTAACGGCTGACACGTTTCTTTACAAAGAGAACGCTAAGAGATTTTCGGTAGGGTATGGCATCCCCATACCTTGTACGGACCGTCGGTGTTCCTTTCGTTTGCCAAGCCTCATGTCGATGGGTTCTTGCGGCCGTGCAAGGCTGCAGCCGTGCTGTTGGCCGCGTGCATCGCCGGCTGCGCCACCTATCAGGCCAAGCCGCTGCCGGAGCAGGCCTCGTCCGCCTCCTCACTGTCACAACTGCAGGGCTATGACTCGGCCGTGTCGCCGCTGGATATGGCGGCGGTCGAGCGCCTGGTGCTGTTGAACAATCCGGATCTGCGCAGCCAGCATGCGCGTCGGCAGGCGGCGCAAGAACAGCGTAAGCAAGACGGCGTGCTGCCCAACCCCGTGGTGGGCGGCAACGCGGGTTATCTGCTCTCCGGTGTGGGCGATGCCACCGCGTGGACGGCATCGATCAGCCAGGACATCACCTCGCTCATTACCTTGCGCCCCCGCCGCGAAGCGGCCCAGGCGGCCGCCGACGAAGTAGATGCCGGCCTGCTGTGGGAACAGTGGCAGGTCGTGGGCAAGGCGCGCCTGCTGGTGATCGATCTGGTCGAAGGCGAACGGCAGATCGCTCTGCAGCAGCAAGCGCTGGATGCGCTGGCGCAGCGTGAGTCGCGCATCGTCAGCGCAGTGAGCGCGGGCAACATGGAGCGCGTGGCGGTGGCGTCCGATCTGGCCGCCGCGGCCGATGCACGCACCGCGCTGAACGATCTGCAGCGTCGCCAGTTGGATCTGCATCAGCAGCTCAACGCGCTGTTGGGGCTCAAGCCCGACGTGGTCGTGCCGCTGGCGCAGACCTTGCCGCCGCCCAGCGTCGATGCCGCCTCCATCCACGAGCAGTTTGCCGATGTGAGCCGACGCCGGCCGGATCTGGTGGCGCTGCAACTGGGCTATCGCGCGCAGGAGGCGACCTTGCGTGCCGCCGTGCTCGCGCAGTTTCCCGCATTGGCCATCGGCTACGATGCTTCGCAGGACAACAGCAAGGTACGCAACGGCGGCCCGGCGGTGAGCTTCACGTTGCCGCTGTTCGACCACAACCAGCACAACGTGGCCATCGCCAAGGCCACGCGCGAGCAACTGCAGGTGGAATACACCGTGCGCCTCGCCACCTCGCGCGACGAGGTGGATGCGCTGCTGACGCACTACGCGCAACTCGATGTGCAGCGGCAGGCACTGGTGCCCGCCACCGACGATGCCGTGCGCGCTTCCGCGCAGGCAGGTCATGCCGCGCAGGCAGGCCTGTTGGACCTGCGCAACGTGACCGATCTCCATGTTGCTGCGCTCAATCGGCAGCTGGCGCAACTGTCGACCGAGCAAGCCATGCTCGAACAGCAGACTGCGCTGGAACTGTTGGTGGGACGCGGTATGCCGACTGCTCTTGAACAGGATGTAATGGCTCCATGACCCATCGACTGCCATGGATCGCTTCAGCGCTGGCTGCCAGCGTTTTGATGACGTGTTCGCTGACCGCCTGCTCCGGCGCGGAAACCCCCGACGATGCCGCCGTGAGTGCCGCTGTCGTCACCGTGCTACTGAAGCAGGGCAGCGTGCCCGATACAGTGCCCGCCTACGGTACGGCAGGCCCCGCCGCGGACGCGGCGCAAGTGGTGAGTGTGCAGGCGGCCGGTCGCGTGCTGCGTTGGAACGTCACTGCCGGTACATCGGTGAAGCACGGCCAAGCGCTGGCCACGTTCGCGTTGGCGCCGGCATCGGTGGCGGCCTATCAGCAAGCGGTCACGGCGCAGCAGCTGGCGGAGACGCAGCGTGCACACACCGCGCAACTGCTCGCGCAACAACTGGCCACGCGCGACCAGCTCGATCAGGCGGAGAAAGCGCTGCACGATGCGCAGTCCGCGCTGGATGCGCTGGTGCAGCAGCAAGGTCGCAACCCGACCGTGGACGTGACGGCGCCCTTCGATGGCACGGTGGCGACGGTTGACGCGCAGCAAGGCGACAACCTGCAGCCGGGGGCGCCGCTGCTCACGGTGCAACGCGGCGATGGCCTGGTGGTCACGGCAGGTGTAGAGCGCGATGCGTTGGGGCGCGTGCAGATCGGCGCCAAGGCCGAGCTGGTGCCCATCGATGGTGGTGAGTCCATGCACGGCACCGTGCGCCGCGTGGCAAGTACGCTCAATCCGCATACGCACCAGTTGGATGTGGAGATCGTGCCCGACGGCGCACTGATCGGTGGCGAAGGGTTCCGCGCCGACATCGTGGTGGGCCAGTGGCAGGGCTGGCTGTTGCCGCGCGATGCGGTGCAGGGTGATGAAGAGGATCGCCACGTATTCCAGGTGGCGAACGGCAAGGCCAAGAGCGTGCCGGTGAAAGTGCTGGGCGATGCAGGCGACGTGACGGTGGCCAGCGGCGCGCTCGACGCACACCTGCCACTGGTGACGGAAGGCGCCACGCAACTCGATGACGGCATGGTGGTGCACGCGCCGTCGGAGAAAGCGAAGCCATGAGCCTGCCGACGTTGCTGGCGCGGCACGCGCGTGCCATCGTCATCGTGGCTTTCGCGCTGGCCATCGCGGGCTTGGCGAGTTCGTTCACGCTGCCGGTGGGCCTGTTTCCGCAGGTGTCGTTTCCGCGGGTGGTGGTGGATCTCGACGCGGGCGATCGCCCGGCCGACCAGACCGCGCTGTTACTGACGCGACCGGTCGAGGAAGCCATTCGTACCGTGCCCGGTGTTGCGGGCCTGCGTTCGGAAACCACACGCGGGTCGGCGCAGATCTCGGTGGACTTCGGCTGGGGCCGCGACATGATCGCGTCCACGTTGCAGGTCGATTCGGCCATCGCGCGTGTGCTGCCAAGCCTGCCGGCCGGTGCGACGTACAACGTGCGCCGCATGGACCCGACGGTCTATCCGATCATTTCGTATGCGCTGCAATCGGACACGCTGTCGCCGGTGGCGCTGCGCGATCTGGCGCAGTATCAGATCGTGCCGTTGCTGGCCTCGGTGCCGGGCTTGGCGCGCGTCGACGTGCAGGGTGGCGAAACCGCCGAAGTGGAAGTGGAGGCCGATCCGCGCAAGCTGGCGCAGTACGGCCTGAGCCTGGACGATCTCGCCACGGCGGTGAATGGTGCGAACCAGCTCGAAGCGGTCGGACGTCTGCAGGACCGCAACCAGCTCTACCTCGTGGTGGCCGACCATTCACTGCAGCGGCTCGACGCCATCCGCAATATCATC
This genomic window from Dyella terrae contains:
- a CDS encoding TolC family protein, whose product is MLLAACIAGCATYQAKPLPEQASSASSLSQLQGYDSAVSPLDMAAVERLVLLNNPDLRSQHARRQAAQEQRKQDGVLPNPVVGGNAGYLLSGVGDATAWTASISQDITSLITLRPRREAAQAAADEVDAGLLWEQWQVVGKARLLVIDLVEGERQIALQQQALDALAQRESRIVSAVSAGNMERVAVASDLAAAADARTALNDLQRRQLDLHQQLNALLGLKPDVVVPLAQTLPPPSVDAASIHEQFADVSRRRPDLVALQLGYRAQEATLRAAVLAQFPALAIGYDASQDNSKVRNGGPAVSFTLPLFDHNQHNVAIAKATREQLQVEYTVRLATSRDEVDALLTHYAQLDVQRQALVPATDDAVRASAQAGHAAQAGLLDLRNVTDLHVAALNRQLAQLSTEQAMLEQQTALELLVGRGMPTALEQDVMAP
- a CDS encoding ATP-binding protein, whose protein sequence is MSRSSLRSRLRWLILGVIALVFVPLGIYSMRRTINEVNELSDGRLAQSARTLQTLVDDIGLPALQRHTVESGVVVPITAKSTQELVLHGHTYESEVGFQMFDHSGRTLMATGNLTMLPPPDAAHPGFQNVRLGRYRWRLFTLPPTRDGVVVRAAERYDSRRDISMALWVEHALAPLIALPVLALLVGWAVRRGLRPLDALAEKLSARKPGSRDTLDVVEAPRELEPVLDALNSQFTLLEEALERERRFSADVAHELRTPIASTMINLENAEASRDTREADVALSGARQSLAALARRVEQLLSLARLEASSRTDQHVDVDLLAVSRTVIEELAPLIGDTDVELDVALADGSLMVRGNEVALAAMLRNLLDNALRHVPAGGLVKLTVQREQDEAMIDVIDNGEGIPPERRAAVFARFHREASSRGDGYGLGLSIVQRAAQMHDASIELLDSPFGRGLRVSVRLPLSRI
- a CDS encoding response regulator, with translation MHILLVEDDAQLGSAIQRALERLSYTVSWLRDGRSALVAMRDRTADLVLLDLGLPGRDGIEVLVEARRAHVETPVLVMTARDDLSARVDGLDAGADDYLTKPFHVEELAARIRSLTRRMRGLSVNRIDVGALSLDVGTSEVSFRGDVVELTRREFALLQALMENAGKLVRRESLENSLYGLDHVVGNNALEVLVHSLRRKLSFETIRNVRGFGYMIPQDPK
- a CDS encoding DEAD/DEAH box helicase yields the protein MRGDGALAAPVSGGDQLARRLVKRYGDRITGSFVLPGREGQFAALPGDMPPALAEALRSRGIGQLYAHQAQAWDAAAAGEHVVIATPTASGKSLCYTLPVISAAIRQRAKALFLFPTKALAQDQVAELLELNQAGELGVKAFTFDGDTPGDARQAIRLHGDIVVSNPDMLHQAILPHHTKWAQFFENLRYVVIDEVHTYRGVFGSHVANVLRRLQRVCAFYGVSPQFILCSATIGNPAEHASALIEQPVTAITESGAPVGEKHVLLWNPPVVNPDLGLRASARSQSNRIARTAIRAGLKTLVFAQSRLMVEVLTKYLKDVFDNDPRKPPRIRAYRGGYLPTERRAAEREMRAGQVDGIVSTSALELGVDIGALDVVVLNGYPGSVAATWQRFGRAGRRQQASLGVLVASSDPLDQYLVRHPEFFQGATPEHARIAADQPLILLDHIRCAAFELPFKDGELFGPQDATPWLHVLTEEGVLHQEGERFEWIADSYPANAVSLRSVADGNFVVVDRTNGRQTIVAEVDFSAASLTLYEGAIHMIQSVPYQVDRLDWSGRKAFVTRTHVDYYTDAIDYTKLKVLEAFDGSPAGAGSAHHGEVHVARRVAGYKKIRYYTHENIGYGPVNLPDLELHTTAVWWQLPQRALEQAFDHRQEALDGFLAAAHALHIVATVAVMAEARDLQKAVGSGDGAWFATPDANGRAQIRSGFGESEPSTLGPFIPTLYLYDAFPGGVGLSAPLFERREDLVRLARELVHRCDCRAGCPACVGPVLAVDEQNERSLKSLATRVLDLIVAL